One Phragmites australis chromosome 23, lpPhrAust1.1, whole genome shotgun sequence DNA window includes the following coding sequences:
- the LOC133905783 gene encoding ARF guanine-nucleotide exchange factor GNL2 yields the protein MARTAASDDDDDGPPPAYAVQRGPRRDPRLKDLGISCMLNTEVAALLAVIRRRPDPYAYLPPAVAAAEEATFAGLIQSLKSLRALLFQPRLGAWRCSDPSMYLSPFLDVVKSEEVPPAATGVALSSVLKVLRIDVFDECSPGARDAVHAILTALTNCRIERIADAGAEESVLLRVLQVLAALLRTRAAPLLSDSAVCTAVNTCFQIVQHAASGRGSELLQRTARHCMHEILQAVFARLPDIRDDAADDDTSLGSGAGFGARCMVNVFNFLCSLLLNASDMVMSPEGQGAFTSEEDVMLFSLVLVNSAVELGGEAIGKHPKLLHLIQDDLFYHLIHYATESSPLVLSMICSTALNLYHFLRRFLKLQLEAFFMYVLLRVGSGGSGPQLQEVAIEGLISFCRQPTFVIEMYVNYDCEPVLRNVFEEVGKLLCKAAFPASGPMTTVQLQAFEGLVNMITTIADNIEVEKTPDHDAYAVDVSEFRLFWTERWEASGNVGDRGHETWVDFVRKRKLRKKKVAIAANHYNRDQKKGVEFLKLCHLVPTPPEPRSMAYFLRYSPGLDKNKIGEFLGDPDEFNLKVLKEFTETFDFTGAILDTALRTYLETFRLPGESQKIQRILEAFSERFFEQQTTGVFATKDAAFILCYSLIMLNTDLHNPQVKKKMTEEDFIRNNRAINDRKDLPREYLSELFHSISTNAITVFSTAAAAVEMTTARWADLVKRSRAMEPFTPCDFKHKLSREVFIAVSGPAVATLGAIFDCADDEETLNQCVEGLVSVARIARYGLEDVLDELLCCLCKFTTLLNPYATTEETLFTFSNELKPRMATLGLFTIANRFGESVRGAWKNVVDCLLKLKRLKLLPQSVIDPDGGGVCSGSGSERPGHRHRSSDTGAIFPSSHRGAGTSRHVSGMIGRFSQFLSLDSGGESLLAVGSEFENNLKIIQQCQVGNIFTESAKLPDEALQNLGRAIIFAGGGKGQKFSTPIEEEETVGFCWDLVVLLGSANLHRFASFWPPLHECFNAVSQLPLFSSCPFAEKAIVALFRIALRLLSAPPPPRAADNRVSEELVFKSINLMWKLDKEILDTCCEGISENIVKLLTEHAGGVQTPLGWKTLLHLLSVTGRHPETFDQSVVAMVKLMSDGGAHVTRFNYAPVIEAAFGFAALKISPLEISTKILELMAESVNWLIQWHKSGYSDPGNNGFSGSSSSSSSSAAASVEDVSRMGNLATNMFIKLAEALRKTSLVRREEIRNHAVAELGRAFTFAATGDLDFGPAGCLACFNLVIFSMVDDLHEKTLEYSRREGAERETRSMEGTLAAATELLADVFVLLLPTLAQAPGFRTFWLGVLRRMDTCMKCDLAAGGGAGVMQELVPRMLTRMIMEMKEKEVLVPREDDELWEITHIQIQWIAPTVKEELFPE from the exons ATGGCTAGGACGGCGGCATctgacgacgatgacgatggCCCGCCGCCGGCCTACGCCGTGCAGCGCGGGCCTCGGCGCGACCCGCGGCTCAAGGACCTCGGGATCTCCTGCATGCTCAACACCGAGGTGGCCGCACTGCTCGCCGTCATCCGGCGCCGACCGGACCCTTACGCGTACCTCCCgccggccgtcgccgccgccgaggaggccACTTTCGCGGGGCTCATCCAGTCGCTCAAAAGCCTCCGCGCGCTGCTCTTCCAGCCCCGCCTCGGGGCGTGGCGCTGCTCCGACCCGTCCATGTACCTCTCGCCGTTCCTCGACGTCGTGAAGAGCGAGGAGGTCCCGCCGGCCGCCACCGGCGTTGCGCTCTCCTCGGTGCTCAAGGTCCTCCGCATTGACGTGTTCGACGAGTGCTCGCCGGGGGCGCGGGACGCGGTCCACGCCATCCTGACCGCGCTCACCAACTGCCGCATCGAGCGCATCGCCGACGCAGGTGCCGAGGAGTCCGTGCTCCTGCGCGTGCTCCAGGTGCTCGCCGCGCTCCTCCGGACCCGCGCCGCACCGCTGCTGTCGGACAGCGCCGTGTGCACGGCCGTCAATACGTGCTTCCAGATCGTGCAGCACGCCGCCAGCGGCCGCGGCAGCGAGCTCCTCCAGCGCACGGCGCGCCACTGCATGCACGAGATCCTGCAGGCCGTCTTCGCCCGGCTGCCGGACATCCGCGACGACGCTGCCGACGACGACACGTCCCTCGGCTCGGGCGCCGGGTTCGGCGCGCGGTGCATGGTAAACGTCTTCAACTTCCTCTGCTCGCTGCTGCTCAACGCCAGCGACATGGTCATGTCGCCCGAGGGCCAAGGCGCCTTCACCTCCGAGGAGGACGTGATGCTCTTCTCCCTCGTGCTCGTCAACTCAGCAGTCGAGCTCGGCGGCGAGGCCATCGGCAAGCACCCCAAGCTTCTACACCTTATCCAGGACGACCTCTTCTACCACCTGATCCACTACGCCACCGAATCCAGTCCTCTGGTCCTCTCCATGATCTGCAGCACAGCTCTAAACCTATACCACTTCTTGCGCCG GTTCTTGAAGCTCCAGCTGGAGGCGTTCTTCATGTACGTGCTGCTCCGTGTCGGCAGCGGCGGGAGCGGGCCGCAGCTGCAGGAGGTGGCGATCGAGGGCCTGATCAGCTTCTGCCGGCAGCCGACGTTCGTGATCGAGATGTACGTGAACTACGACTGCGAGCCTGTGCTGCGCAACGTGTTCGAGGAGGTCGGCAAGCTGCTGTGCAAGGCGGCGTTCCCGGCGTCGGGGCCGATGACGACTGTCCAGCTGCAGGCGTTCGAGGGCCTCGTCAACATGATCACCACCATCGCCGACAACATCGAGGTCGAGAAGACCCCCGACCACGACGCGTACGCCGTCGACGTATCAGAGTTCCGGCTGTTCTGGACGGAGCGATGGGAAGCCAGCGGCAACGTTGGTGATCGCGGCCACGAGACGTGGGTGGACTTCGTGCGCAAGCGCAAGCTGCGGAAGAAGAAGGTAGCGATCGCGGCGAACCACTATAACCGGGACCAGAAGAAGGGCGTCGAGTTCCTCAAGCTCTGCCACCTGGTGCCGACGCCGCCGGAGCCGCGGAGCATGGCCTACTTCCTCCGCTACTCGCCGGGGCTGGATAAGAACAAGATCGGCGAGTTCCTCGGCGATCCCGACGAGTTCAACCTCAAGGTGCTCAAGGAGTTCACCGAGACGTTCGACTTCACCGGCGCCATCCTCGACACCGCGCTGCGCACGTACCTCGAGACGTTCCGGCTCCCTGGCGAGTCGCAGAAGATCCAGCGCATCCTGGAGGCCTTCTCGGAGCGGTTCTTCGAGCAGCAGACGACGGGGGTGTTCGCGACCAAGGACGCGGCGTTCATCCTCTGCTACTCGCTCATCATGCTCAACACCGACCTGCACAACCCGCaggtgaagaagaagatgacggaGGAGGATTTCATCCGGAACAACCGCGCCATCAACGACCGCAAGGACCTGCCTCGGGAGTACCTCTCCGAGCTCTTCCACTCCATCTCGACGAACGCCATCACCGTGTTCAgcacggccgccgcggcggtggAGATGACGACGGCCCGGTGGGCTGACCTGGTGAAGCGGTCGCGCGCCATGGAGCCGTTCACGCCCTGCGACTTCAAGCACAAGCTCAGCCGGGAGGTATTCATCGCGGTGTCGGGGCCTGCGGTGGCGACGTTGGGCGCCATCTTTGACTGCGCCGACGACGAGGAGACCCTGAACCAGTGCGTGGAGGGGCTCGTGTCCGTGGCGCGCATCGCGCGGTACGGGCTGGAGGACGTGCTGGACGAGCTGCTTTGCTGCCTCTGCAAGTTCACCACGCTGCTCAATCCCTACGCCACCACGGAGGAGACGCTCTTCACCTTCAGCAACGAGCTCAAGCCGCGGATGGCGACACTGGGGCTGTTCACCATCGCCAACCGCTTCGGCGAGTCGGTGCGCGGTGCGTGGAAGAATGTCGTAGATTGCCTGCTCAAGCTCAAGCGCCTCAAGCTGCTGCCGCAGTCGGTGATAGACCCGGACGGCGGCGGTGTGTGCAGCGGCAGTGGCTCGGAGCGGCCAGGACACAGGCACAGGTCGTCGGATACCGGCGCAATCTTCCCCTCGTCGCACCGCGGCGCCGGGACGAGCCGGCACGTGTCCGGCATGATCGGGCGGTTCTCGCAGTTCCTGTCGCTGGACAGCGGCGGCGAGTCGCTGCTCGCCGTCGGCAGCGAGTTCGAGAACAACCTTAAGATCATCCAGCAGTGTCAGGTCGGGAACATCTTTACTGAAAGCGCCAAGCTGCCCGACGAGGCGCTGCAGAACCTCGGGCGCGCGATCATCTtcgccggcggcggcaagggccAGAAGTTCAGCACGCCCATCGAGGAAGAGGAGACCGTCGGTTTCTGCTGGGACCTCGTGGTGCTCCTCGGGTCGGCGAACCTCCACCGCTTCGCATCCTTCTGGCCGCCGCTGCACGAGTGCTTCAACGCCGTCTCCCAGCTGCCGCTCTTCTCGTCGTGCCCCTTCGCTGAGAAGGCGATCGTGGCGCTCTTCAGGATCGCCTTGCGGCTCCTCTCGGCGCCGCCCCCTCCGCGTGCCGCCGACAACCGCGTCTCCGAGGAGCTCGTGTTCAAGTCGATCAACCTGATGTGGAAGCTGGATAAGGAGATCCTGGACACGTGCTGCGAGGGCATCTCGGAAAACATCGTGAAGCTGCTCACGGAGCACGCCGGCGGCGTCCAGACGCCACTCGGTTGGAAGACGCTGCTGCACTTGCTCTCTGTCACCGGCCGCCACCCCGAGACGTTCGACCAGTCCGTGGTGGCGATGGTCAAGCTCATGAGCGACGGCGGCGCGCACGTCACACGGTTCAACTACGCCCCCGTCATCGAGGCCGCCTTCGGGTTCGCCGCGCTCAAGATCAGCCCGCTCGAGATCAGCACAAAGATCCTCGAGCTCATGGCCGAGTCCGTCAACTGGCTCATCCAGTGGCACAAGTCCGGCTACTCCGACCCGGGGAACAACGGCTTCAgcggcagctcctcctcctcctcctcgtcggcggcggcaTCGGTGGAGGATGTGTCGCGCATGGGCAACCTGGCGACCAACATGTTCATCAAGCTGGCGGAGGCGCTGCGCAAGACGAGCCTGGTGCGCCGCGAGGAGATCCGCAACCATGCCGTCGCCGAGCTCGGCCGCGCATTCACCTTCGCCGCCACTGGCGACCTCGACTTCGGCCCGGCCGGGTGCCTGGCGTGCTTCAACCTCGTCATCTTCTCCATGGTGGACGACCTGCACGAGAAGACGCTCGAGTACTCCCGGCGCGAGGGCGCGGAGCGGGAGACACGCAGCATGGAAGGCACGCTCGCCGCGGCCACCGAGCTGCTGGCCGACGTGTTCGTGCTGCTCCTCCCGACGCTGGCGCAGGCGCCGGGGTTCCGGACCTTCTGGCTCGGCGTGCTCCGGCGGATGGACACGTGCATGAAGTGCGACCTGGCGGCCGGTGGCGGCGCTGGGGTGATGCAGGAGCTGGTGCCTCGGATGCTCACGCGGATGAtcatggagatgaaggagaaggaggTGCTGGTGCCGCGTGAGGACGACGAGCTCTGGGAGATCACACACATCCAGATCCAGTGGATTGCGCCCACCGTCAAGGAAGAGCTGTTCCCCGAGTAG